A window from Sphingobacterium hotanense encodes these proteins:
- the ltrA gene encoding group II intron reverse transcriptase/maturase, with amino-acid sequence MVQTIGGTGMIKTKPFIISQSIVLEAYQRVQQNRGSAGVDGMSLEDFKADSWKHLYRLWNRMSSGSYMPMPVLLVEIPKKGGGTRPLGVPTITDRIAQTVVTLFLEPKLDKIFHKDSYGYRPNKSAKEAVGTARERCWKYDWVLDLDIKGFFDNIPHELLMRAVRKHTDCPWILLYIERWLKTPVQQSNGILTERSKGTPQGAVISPLLANLFLHYCMDEWLRINYPDCPFERYADDSVIHCKTEIQTVELKKALEHRLKACGLELHPEKTKIVYCGRKERQKSYPIIAFDFLGYTFKRRKAQTKQGLNFTSFLPAVSNKAKVSIREKMRTWQLHRRGGSDLETLSRYINPVLRGWINYYGAFYKTELHKVLQHMNRLLVRWAMRKYKRLRNRKVRAIKWMSEISERSPHLFEHWYIGIKLSVG; translated from the coding sequence ATGGTACAAACCATAGGAGGTACAGGAATGATTAAGACAAAACCATTTATTATTTCTCAGTCCATAGTACTGGAAGCCTACCAGCGGGTACAACAAAACCGTGGTAGTGCTGGAGTAGATGGCATGAGCTTAGAGGATTTCAAAGCAGATAGCTGGAAACACCTCTATCGACTATGGAATCGGATGAGTTCTGGCAGCTATATGCCCATGCCAGTTCTACTAGTAGAAATTCCCAAGAAAGGAGGGGGGACACGTCCACTTGGAGTACCCACGATAACAGATCGCATTGCTCAAACGGTGGTCACACTGTTTCTGGAACCAAAGTTGGATAAGATATTTCATAAGGACTCTTATGGCTATCGCCCCAACAAAAGTGCAAAGGAGGCGGTGGGAACAGCTAGAGAGCGATGTTGGAAGTATGATTGGGTTCTGGATCTTGATATCAAAGGTTTCTTCGACAACATACCACACGAGCTGCTTATGAGAGCAGTTCGTAAGCACACAGATTGCCCATGGATCTTGCTGTATATTGAAAGGTGGCTTAAAACACCGGTACAGCAATCCAATGGGATTCTTACAGAGAGATCAAAAGGGACGCCGCAAGGAGCAGTTATCAGTCCGCTGCTCGCTAACCTCTTTTTACACTACTGTATGGATGAATGGTTACGAATTAACTATCCGGACTGTCCGTTTGAACGATATGCTGATGATAGTGTGATACACTGTAAAACAGAAATACAAACAGTGGAACTGAAGAAAGCATTAGAACACAGACTAAAAGCCTGTGGACTTGAACTGCATCCAGAGAAAACCAAGATCGTGTATTGTGGCAGAAAAGAACGACAGAAATCCTATCCCATAATTGCCTTCGACTTTCTAGGGTATACGTTCAAAAGACGAAAAGCTCAGACCAAACAGGGATTGAACTTTACCAGTTTTCTTCCTGCAGTCAGCAATAAAGCTAAAGTTTCCATACGAGAAAAGATGCGGACATGGCAATTGCACAGAAGAGGAGGCAGTGACTTAGAAACGTTGTCCCGGTATATAAATCCAGTCCTCAGAGGATGGATCAATTACTACGGAGCTTTCTACAAAACAGAGCTACACAAAGTACTTCAGCACATGAACAGGTTACTGGTAAGATGGGCTATGCGGAAATATAAAAGGCTACGGAACCGAAAAGTCAGAGCCATAAAATGGATGTCAGAGATTTCCGAAAGAAGTCCGCATCTGTTTGAACACTGGTATATAGGGATAAAGTTGTCGGTTGGATAA